The genomic window CGAGACGCTGGTCGACCTCCCCGAGACCGAGATCGGCCCCTTCTTCACGCATGCGCGAATGCTTGCCGCCGCGATGGAAACGGCCCTCGGCGCCGCGGGATCGTTCGTCGCCGCCAACAACCGCATCAGCCAGAGCGTCCCGCACCTCCACGTCCACGTCGTCCCGCGCAACCCGAAAGACGGCCTGCGCGGCTTCTTCTGGCCTCGCCACAAGTACGCGTCCGAAGCCGAGGCCGCCGAGTACGCCGAGCGCCTGAGCACCGCGCTGAACCAGCCATAACCCCACGCCCCACCCGCATCACCCGCATCACCCGCATCACCCGCATCACCCGCATCACCCGCATCACCCGCGAGCCTGCCCCCACCCGTCGCTCAGCGCCCAGCCGCCCCGGTAAGCCCGGCCCCGATCGGAGCATGGCAATGCATGCGCTCCAGGCTGACGCGACGTGCGCGCCGAGCCGCCGCCGCGACCGGACGCCGGGCGAGGAACAGTCGAAGCGGGACGGGATCTCGGCGAGCACGCCGAACGTTGTCAGGACGGGGAAACGCGCATGACGGCGGCATGACGGGGAAGGCAGTGCCGAAGCCATCGGCGGCACGGGGAAGGACGAGAACGGCAGCTCCCGCAGGCACACGATCCGGCGGTCAGCGAACCGGTCACGCACGTATCCCTTGAATCGCCGCACGGTGTCCTGGCGGGGGATGGCTCCTGTCATTCGCCCGTCGTATTTTGGTGCTGCCAGGAAGGAGACCGGCCATGTCCGAGTCGGTTCCCGCTCTCCACCCCGACGAGTCCGTCGAGTTCCGCCTCTCCGCCGAACAACATGTGGTGCTCAGCGAGGCCGCCGCTCTCCTCGGGTGGACGGTACCCGAGTTCATTCTCTGTACCGCTCTGGACCGTGCTGAACGCGATCTCCACGCCCAGGCCGTCACCGCCGCACCAACCGGCGAAGAAACGACCCACGCCCCATTCACGGTCTTTCTCACGACGAACCCGTAGCCGAACTCCCCCAGGCGACCCCGCCGCCAGAGCGAACGTCATAGATTCGGCCGGACGCAATACCGAATCGCTTTACCCCAAAATCCTGCCCACCCAGCCGGGCGAAGCCCCGGCGAAGGCGTGCCGCCTCATGAGAGGGCACCCGCGCCACAACCATCATCCCGGCACCGGGCGGCGGCCTGGCCGCCCGCGGCGGCGGTACCCGCGCCCGCCCGGGGGAAGGACGATCAGTCCGGCGAGCCGTCCACCGCACCGAAGATCACTGAAGACACTTCGAGATAGAGCTGCTCGGGATAAGGGACATACCCAACCGCCTTGAGCGCCTGCCACTGCCCAGCGGTTTCCAAGACGAAGTCCCCGTACCCGAGGATGCGTCCGAGCGGCGTCCGTTCCAACGTGATGTCGGTGACCTTGCTGAGCGGAGCCATGCCAACGTTCCGATTGAAAATCCCCGAAACGGCCATGACCCGATGCTCGGTAACGAGAAAGAAGTCGATCGACCAGCCGAGAACACGCCACACAAGGTGCCCGAGCGACAACAACCACAACCACCACACGAGCCAGAACCCAGTGAACGCCGACACCGCAGCACAGGCCAACAACGACCCCACCGCACCGGACGCGGCAGGCAAGAGCACCGCCGGATGCTTGCGCACCGCGATGACCCGACCCTCATACGACATCAGATACTTGTCGATGACCCGCGACCGGGAGTCCCGGTAAACGATCATCTCTTGCAGATTCACGGTGGCGGCATCCTCGTCATGATCCGTGGACTACCACCGTAGCCGAACCCCGCCGACACGGGGAGACACCGACCAGCCACACCCACCCCAACCCGCACCCACTCCCCCGACCACCCACCCGCACCCACGTCCACCAACCCACCAAGCGGACAACCTTTCGACCCTGGGCATCGGCGGACTTCACACGCACGGCCGGTACTGGCGGGCCTGGCTGGCTTGGACAGCGCGAGGTTGGCGGGTGAGGTTGGCGGGTGAGGTTGGCGGGTGAGGTTGGCGGGTGAGGTTGGCGGGTGAGGTTGGCGGGTGAGGTTGGCGGGTGAGGACGCGGTTCAGAGAGTGCGACTCGGACGGCACGGCTCGGTGGGCGCGGGTCGGAGGGTGCGGGTCCGAGGGTTGTGTACTGGGTGGGTTCAGCGTGCGGTCTTCTTTCGGCCGCGGGGGCGGTGGGGACGCGGGTTGTAGTCGGACTGGACGGTCAGCCACGCATCGGCGAGGGCCTCGTTCGGGTCGTTGTGGAAGAACAGGCGTCCGGGCTCGCCCCAGAACCAGCCCAGGCGCGGGTCGCTGTCGAGCTGCAGAAGGAGCTGCCGGTCGCCGGGGTCGTCCGGACGGCGCAGGAAGCCGCTGTCCTCGACCAGGCTCGGCCAGCCGCCGAGCTGGTGCGCGGGCTCGTCGTACCAAAGGCTGCGGTGCCACGCCCTGTGCAGTTCCTCGTAGACAGGCGCGAAGCCCACATAGACGGTATCCAGGCTGCGGACGAGCAGCTCGCGGGGTGAAGGCAGCGACAGGAACGGCATGACGCCGAACGCGAGTCCCGGTGCGGGTGCTTCGTCCCGCACGGCCGGGGCTCCGGTGAGGACGCGCCAGCCGTCGCGTTCGTCCGGACGCCCCCACGGACGGGGCGGCGCCCCCCGGAAGTAGAAGGACGCCGACCCTTTCGCCGGCAGACCCGGCAGAACTGCGACCGATGCCAGTGCGGCGCAGTCGAGGGTCGCGAGGTGGTCGAGCGGACGCCCGTCCGCCACCGGCGGAGGCACCCCGGGCGGCAGGGACGGCGCGCCGCCGAGCCGCACGGCCGTCCCCGCCCCGGCGCGGAGCCGCAGCGCGGGCCGCGCCAGGGACAGGACGATCGCCACGACCTCGGGGACGAGATGCAGGGAGAACAGGCGGCCGAGCCGCCGTCGCTGAGCGGTGATGTGGTCCATGCCACTCAGCGTTCAGCAGCGGAGCACGCGCCGCCAAGCGTCCGTTGAAGCTGTGGATAACTTCAGTGAGTCTCCAGCGCGTCCGCGAGCTGCACCAGGAAGCGGTCGACCTCCTGCTCGTCGTAGCTCGGCAGCAACCGGACGGCCGGGAACTTCGTCTCCCGCACGTCGCGCGGGGACAGCGGAGGCTTCGCCCCCTGCAACCCGGCGATGACCCGGTCGAGGAACGCGTCCACCTCGCGCACGTCGTAACCGCCGCGCACCCGATGGCCCGTGAACCGAATGTTGTGGATCCACTTCGCCAGCGAGGCCGGTTCGATCACGGCGCGCCGCGGCCGACCGGTACCCACGGGCTGCCCGCCGCGCAGTTCCGTCGCGCACTCCACGAGCAGCGCTTCGACCGCGCGCCGGTCGTATCCGCGCACGACGACGTCGAACCGGGCCGCGCGCACCTCGTCGGCGGCCATGGTCCTCTCGCCCCGCAGCGCACGGGTGATCCGCTCCATGAAAGCGTCGACCTGGGCGCGGTCGTAACCGCGCATCACCACAGGCAGGCGCTTTCTCGCTATCGCCGTCATCCGGCTCCTCAGCAGTGTTCGCCTGATTCAGCGGTGGCCCCGTACACCACTTTCCGTCGTCCGAGCGGGCGACGGGAACAGCCTTGCGTGACGCGGACCACCCGTGCAAGCGAACTCACGGATCTCGGCGGCGGAGGTTCATGGGCGGACCCACGATCTGTGAGGCGTTACACGCGGATCGCATGCGAACGACTCCGGCACGGCGTTTTCACCGGCCCCCGAAGGCCCGGACGGCCACCGAACGAGATTCGTCACATGGCCCGCGACCTGGGAGAACAGGCCTCGCTTTGGGCATGTTGACAATTCTTCAAGGTCTCCGTCACCGATTTTAGGCTGGCCGGATCCGGCCAGTGACGCGACAGAACCGGCGGCCGATGCCTCACCCCGACTGCGCGGCGAGCTGCCCGCAGGCCCCGTCGATCTCCCGTCCGCGCGTGTCGCGGACCGTGACCGCGACGCCGTGCGCTTCGAGCCGGCGGACGAACTCGCGCTCGTCCTCCGGGCGCGACGCCGTCCACTTCGACCCGGGCGTCGGGTTCAGCGGGATCAGGTTGACGTGGACGAGATGCCCGCGCAGCAGCCGTCCGAGCAGGTCCGCGCGCCACGCCTGGTCGTTCACGTCCTTGATCAGCGCGTACTCGATCGACACCCGCCGTCCGCTGCGCTCGGCGTACGCCCACGCGGCGTCGAGCACCTCGGCGACCTTCCAGCGGTTGTTGATCGGCACGAGGTCGTCGCGCAGCTCGTCGTCCGGCGCGTGCAGCGAGACCGCGAGCCGGACCGACAGGTCCTCGGCTGCCAGCTTCTCGATCGCCGGGACGAGCCCGACCGTCGACACCGTCACCGACCGCTGGGAGATCCCGAGGCCCGCGGGCGCCGGGTCGGTGATGCGCCGGACCGCGCCGAGCACGGCCTTGTAGTTCGCCAGCGGCTCGCCCATCCCCATGAAGACGATGTTGGAGACGCGTCCAGGACCGCCCGCCACGCGTCCGCGCGCGAGCGCCCGCGCCCCCGCCGCCACCTGCTCCACGATCTCGGCGGTGGACAGGTTGCGGGTCAACCCGGCCTGGCCCGTCGCGCAGAACGGGCAGTTCATCCCGCATCCGGCCTGCGAGGAGACGCACATCGTGGCCCGGTCCGGGTAGCGCATCAGGACGGACTCGAACAGAACGCCGTCGAACGCCTTCCACACCGTCTTGAGCGTGCGGCCGTCGTCGCAGGCCAGTTCCCGGACGGAGTCCAGCAGCGGCGGCAGCAGCTCGCCGGTGAGCCGTTCCCGCGCGTCCGCCGGGAGATCGGTCATCTCGGCCGGGTCGTTCACCAGGCGCGCGAAGTAGTGCCGCGAGAGCTGGTCCGCGCGGAACGGCTTCTCGCCGAGTTCGGCGACGGCCGCGCGGCGCTCGGCGAGGCTGAGGTCGGCGAGGTGCCGCGGCGGCTTGGCCCGCCGGGGCGCGGCGAACACCAGCTTGGCCGGGGTCTTCGCGGGCGTGGCGGACCCGCCGGAGGGTTCGGTGAGGGAAGACATGGTCCGTCCAGTGTCGCAAACGCGCGCCGATGCCCGCGCCATCGCCCGCCCCGCCGCGAACGGGCATGCCGGCGGCCGGGACCGGGCACGTTCCGGCACGTACGGGCCCCCGGGCGGGCTAAGGTCTCGATCATGTCGGTATTGCGCAGGGGAACCGCTTCGGCGCGGCGCGCCGAAGCGGGGGCCGTCCGGACGGAGACCAGCCCGTACGGCGCCC from Actinomadura rubteroloni includes these protein-coding regions:
- a CDS encoding DUF1963 domain-containing protein; amino-acid sequence: MDHITAQRRRLGRLFSLHLVPEVVAIVLSLARPALRLRAGAGTAVRLGGAPSLPPGVPPPVADGRPLDHLATLDCAALASVAVLPGLPAKGSASFYFRGAPPRPWGRPDERDGWRVLTGAPAVRDEAPAPGLAFGVMPFLSLPSPRELLVRSLDTVYVGFAPVYEELHRAWHRSLWYDEPAHQLGGWPSLVEDSGFLRRPDDPGDRQLLLQLDSDPRLGWFWGEPGRLFFHNDPNEALADAWLTVQSDYNPRPHRPRGRKKTAR
- a CDS encoding DivIVA domain-containing protein, coding for MTAIARKRLPVVMRGYDRAQVDAFMERITRALRGERTMAADEVRAARFDVVVRGYDRRAVEALLVECATELRGGQPVGTGRPRRAVIEPASLAKWIHNIRFTGHRVRGGYDVREVDAFLDRVIAGLQGAKPPLSPRDVRETKFPAVRLLPSYDEQEVDRFLVQLADALETH
- a CDS encoding HIT family protein produces the protein MSGCVFCEIIRGERPAHRVLDAPDAVAFLDTRPLFKGHTLLVPRTHYETLVDLPETEIGPFFTHARMLAAAMETALGAAGSFVAANNRISQSVPHLHVHVVPRNPKDGLRGFFWPRHKYASEAEAAEYAERLSTALNQP
- the rlmN gene encoding 23S rRNA (adenine(2503)-C(2))-methyltransferase RlmN; the encoded protein is MSSLTEPSGGSATPAKTPAKLVFAAPRRAKPPRHLADLSLAERRAAVAELGEKPFRADQLSRHYFARLVNDPAEMTDLPADARERLTGELLPPLLDSVRELACDDGRTLKTVWKAFDGVLFESVLMRYPDRATMCVSSQAGCGMNCPFCATGQAGLTRNLSTAEIVEQVAAGARALARGRVAGGPGRVSNIVFMGMGEPLANYKAVLGAVRRITDPAPAGLGISQRSVTVSTVGLVPAIEKLAAEDLSVRLAVSLHAPDDELRDDLVPINNRWKVAEVLDAAWAYAERSGRRVSIEYALIKDVNDQAWRADLLGRLLRGHLVHVNLIPLNPTPGSKWTASRPEDEREFVRRLEAHGVAVTVRDTRGREIDGACGQLAAQSG
- a CDS encoding PH domain-containing protein; translated protein: MNLQEMIVYRDSRSRVIDKYLMSYEGRVIAVRKHPAVLLPAASGAVGSLLACAAVSAFTGFWLVWWLWLLSLGHLVWRVLGWSIDFFLVTEHRVMAVSGIFNRNVGMAPLSKVTDITLERTPLGRILGYGDFVLETAGQWQALKAVGYVPYPEQLYLEVSSVIFGAVDGSPD
- a CDS encoding type II toxin -antitoxin system TacA 1-like antitoxin; the protein is MSESVPALHPDESVEFRLSAEQHVVLSEAAALLGWTVPEFILCTALDRAERDLHAQAVTAAPTGEETTHAPFTVFLTTNP